The sequence ATCCTTGATGAACGGGCCGGCGCTGGTTATTGTGTTTGGCGGTACTCTGGGTGCTGCCATGTTGCAATCACCCTTTCGTATATTTCTGCGTTCCCTGCGAATGGGGTTATGGGTTTTTTTTCCGCCCAGCAGCGGTGGTGAGCAAATCATTCAAAAAATTATCGCGTGGAGCAATATTGCTCGCAAAGAAGGGTTGCTGGGATTGGAAACTCTTGCGGAGACTGAATCAGACCCTTTTGCCCGTAAAGGCCTGCAACTATTGGTAGATGGCAGTGAACCGGAAGTGATTCGTCGCATCATGGAAGTGGAAATGGATGCCAGAGAACAGAATGATCTGGAGGCAGCCAAGGTCTATGATGCCATGGGAGGCTATTGTCCCACCATTGGTATTATTGGTGCGGTGATGGGTTTGATCCACGTAATGGAAAACCTGGCAGATCCCAGCAAATTGGGTGGCGGTATTGCCACGGCATTTGTGGCCACAATTTATGGTGTGGGTTTAGCCAATATTGTATTTTTACCGTTCGCCAGCAAACTGAAAAGTTTGGTGCGCAAGCAAATGTTAGTCAGCGAAATGATGGTTGAAGGCGTTATCTCCATAGCCGAAGGTGAAAACCCCAGAAGTATTGAAACCAAATTGCAGGGATTTGTTGGTTAGATGCACTGGCTATGGCCCGCAAACGCAAACAAGAGGAACATGTTAACCACGAGCGGTGGCTGGTGTCGTATGCGGATTTCATTACCTTATTATTTGCATTTTTTGTTGTTATGTACGCTATTTCTTCGGTTAACGAAGGCAAGTATCGGGTGTTGTCCGAT comes from Gammaproteobacteria bacterium and encodes:
- a CDS encoding flagellar motor protein — its product is MDGLSILGLLLGVGAILLGQQLEGGHIQSLMNGPALVIVFGGTLGAAMLQSPFRIFLRSLRMGLWVFFPPSSGGEQIIQKIIAWSNIARKEGLLGLETLAETESDPFARKGLQLLVDGSEPEVIRRIMEVEMDAREQNDLEAAKVYDAMGGYCPTIGIIGAVMGLIHVMENLADPSKLGGGIATAFVATIYGVGLANIVFLPFASKLKSLVRKQMLVSEMMVEGVISIAEGENPRSIETKLQGFVG